In the genome of Candidatus Zixiibacteriota bacterium, the window GTGTAAGCGGCATGAAGCAAGGCCCGGCCGAAGTTTTCGGCACATTCGGGGCGACTGGAGCAGAATTCGGAGAAATCGATAAGCTGACCGGAGGAATCAAGGGATATTTTGTACACCGCAAAGGGGAATCTGAGACTTCTTTCGCCGATTTTGAAGAAGCAGAAATAGGGGGGAAATTTTTCCACCCGGGGCATCGCGACGTTATTAAGTGAAAACGACTTCTCCAGAAGGTCGCGTCGCACCACCCCGACTTTCTCAATAACAGGCAGTGCGAGGATGGCGGCTGGACGCTGGCGAGGACTGATATCAAGGAACTGCTCGCTTGCCAGGAACAGCTCTGCAGGAAGTAGGTACGGAATACTTTTTCCGTCAATAGCGGCAGGGCGGAATTTAAGGGCATGCAGGGACTTTCGGAAGTAACTGAGCACTGGGTCATGGGCAAACGGCAGAAAACGGAGAGAATCGACCTCGCCGCTATCGGAGAGGTAGAATGTCAGTTCCAGTTTTGCAGGATATGAAACTGTCGGAATAATATCGCCGGGCAAAAGCCAAAAGTCTGCCTTCAAACCGCCCAGCGCAAGAATCGGCGCGGGATTAAGAGAGTCATCAGGATTCAGCGCCGGTGTCGGGATAGTCAGCCCCAGGTCAAAAATCAGGTCATCGGAAGCGGCCTCTGTCGCAAGAAGAATTGCGGCAAAGATTAAAAGAAAAATGCGGCTCATATAGTACTGATTATACTCAAACGGTTCAGGAAAGAGAAACGATATTTACTTCTCACTCTCGACAAAAAGGGTAGCAAATAATCGGTGCGGGGCTTTACCGCTGGCAATTCTGAGAGCGAGCGCCAGCAGGATGAGCAGCCCGAGACCAAGAAGCAGAAAATCGAGCCAACCGGTGAGCGGAAAGAGCATGGCGCCGAAATACGATAGAAAAAAGGAGACGCCAAAAGCCGGCAAAGCAAATTTCAGAACGGTCAAATAATAGACTTTCCAGTCAATACCGAAAACCGGATTTACTGAGAACGGCAATACCAGCAGGTAGATGACAGTCAGCGTGACAGCCGTGGCGTAGGCGACCCCGTAGATGCCAAAGGGACCGATAAGAAGCAAACTCAGGGCAATCTTGACAGCGGCCTCGGCGATAAGGAGTTTAAGAAGAATTCTGGGCCGGTCGGTGGCAAAGAGGATTGATTCGGTGACAGACTGCGGTAGAAATAGAGCAGTCGGGATAATCAGAATGGTCAGCAGTTCGGCCGACGGCAGGAAAGAGTTCCCCAGCCAGAGTTGAAAAAAAGGTTGAGCCAGAATGATGGCGGCTCCGGCAATGTAAAAAGTCAGGAAATAGAGATATTTCAATCCGCGGAGATAGAGAATGCCGATTTGGTCGGTTCTCCCGAGCGCTTCCAGATGACTCACTGTCGGGCGAAGCGGCACGGCTATGCCGTTTATCAGGTTGCGAAAGGCGACCAGCGGTATTAAGGCGGCGGCATAGAGGGCGACAGAGGTGAGGTCAAGAAAGTATCCGAGGATTAGGTTATCAATATTGGCGATGAAGAGCCAGACTACCGAAACGAAGAAAACTAACCGGGAGTAGTTGAAGAGTGACCGGAAGGTCTCGGCGCTTTTCGTGTGAGGCTGAAATCTGAGCGCAGGGACTGCTCGTTTCAGAATGAGGGCGCTGATTACGACTCTCAGGATAGTGAAGACCAAATAAACTGCCGCCAGCAAAGTGATGCCCCCACCGGATGATAACACCAGCAGGATAGCGACACTGCGCAGGAGGTCTTCGGCAATGGCAATATAATTGGCCAGGTCGTATCGATGAAACGCTCCCAGAGTGCCGCTGTAAGGCAGCATCAGGAAATTGAGGGCGGTGTTGAGAGCAATAATAAAAAGGACTATCTGCGCCTCCGGAAGGAGAGACTCCGGGATTTCGAAAAGGCGAAGCGCCCCGAAAGCGATGGCGGCCGCCAGTATCATGATAGCGGAGCCAATCATAAAGAAGACTCTGAAGGAGCTATTTATGATGTCGTTAATCTTGTCACTGTCGCCCAGACTGAGAAATCGGGATATGAAACGGTTCAATCCCTGCTGCATACCGAGGTCGCAAATGGTCAGGTAATTTATGAGAGAGAAAATGAGCGC includes:
- a CDS encoding oligosaccharide flippase family protein translates to MVASKGHNIGRFYEIEILIFSFCMTDVTARYPRNVMTSWLSLAVRMALVFLINPVIIRSLGQERYGVWALIFSLINYLTICDLGMQQGLNRFISRFLSLGDSDKINDIINSSFRVFFMIGSAIMILAAAIAFGALRLFEIPESLLPEAQIVLFIIALNTALNFLMLPYSGTLGAFHRYDLANYIAIAEDLLRSVAILLVLSSGGGITLLAAVYLVFTILRVVISALILKRAVPALRFQPHTKSAETFRSLFNYSRLVFFVSVVWLFIANIDNLILGYFLDLTSVALYAAALIPLVAFRNLINGIAVPLRPTVSHLEALGRTDQIGILYLRGLKYLYFLTFYIAGAAIILAQPFFQLWLGNSFLPSAELLTILIIPTALFLPQSVTESILFATDRPRILLKLLIAEAAVKIALSLLLIGPFGIYGVAYATAVTLTVIYLLVLPFSVNPVFGIDWKVYYLTVLKFALPAFGVSFFLSYFGAMLFPLTGWLDFLLLGLGLLILLALALRIASGKAPHRLFATLFVESEK